One genomic region from Blastococcus sp. Marseille-P5729 encodes:
- a CDS encoding 16S rRNA (uracil(1498)-N(3))-methyltransferase, whose amino-acid sequence MRSSAYLPVFFGSPAAEGSIIELDGDEGAHAARARRMRVGEGIRIADMHGEYADCEIVEVAGRSVRARVVQRGAVPEPRPRLAVAQALPKGDRAGLAVELMTEGGVDEIIPWQAATCVARWPDQQKAEKGRAKWQATAREAAKQSRRVRVPRIAEAVSTAQLAERIAGSTALVLHESTSDPIESIRLDGAAEIVLIVGPEGGITAGEVELLHDAGAHPVRLGPEVLRTSTAGVVALSWVASRTGRWA is encoded by the coding sequence GTGCGCTCGTCGGCCTATCTGCCGGTCTTCTTCGGCTCGCCCGCGGCCGAGGGCTCGATTATCGAGCTGGATGGTGACGAGGGCGCCCACGCCGCCCGAGCTCGTCGCATGCGGGTGGGCGAGGGAATCCGCATCGCCGATATGCATGGGGAGTACGCCGACTGCGAGATCGTCGAGGTCGCCGGGCGCTCAGTGCGGGCACGCGTCGTCCAGCGGGGGGCGGTACCGGAACCCCGCCCGCGGCTGGCCGTGGCGCAGGCCCTGCCGAAGGGCGACCGGGCCGGCCTGGCCGTCGAGCTGATGACCGAGGGCGGCGTCGACGAGATCATCCCGTGGCAGGCCGCCACCTGCGTCGCGCGGTGGCCGGACCAGCAGAAGGCCGAGAAGGGACGCGCGAAGTGGCAGGCGACCGCCCGTGAGGCGGCCAAGCAGAGCCGTCGGGTCCGTGTCCCGCGAATAGCCGAGGCCGTCAGCACTGCGCAGCTCGCTGAACGCATCGCCGGGAGCACCGCGCTCGTGCTGCACGAATCGACGTCCGACCCGATAGAGAGCATCCGGCTGGACGGCGCTGCCGAGATCGTGCTGATCGTCGGTCCCGAGGGTGGCATCACCGCCGGCGAGGTCGAGCTGCTCCATGACGCGGGCGCCCACCCGGTACGGCTGGGACCAGAGGTGCTGCGCACCTCCACCGCAGGGGTGGTCGCGCTGTCCTGGGTCGCCTCCCGCACCGGACGCTGGGCCTGA